The window GAGAAACTGGACATTGGTAGTTGACAGAGCAGTGTCTGCCTGCAGAAAATGAAGTCTGCAGGCTCGCTCTCAGGACTCCTCAAGTAACGAGCGTGCCCGTTGCACGTAGGAATTACTGTTCCAACTACGGCCGTCGCTGATCGTATCGAGGAGCTGTCGTGCATCGGCTGCTGATAGGTGGTCAGTTCGAACGAGTACCGAGAGTAGCGTCGGTGTCGTGACGAGTCGCGTATCAGCGAGCGATGCGTGAATCAATCCAAGCTGGTTGAACTCATCACAGAGCAGGAACGCGGCATCGAGTTCGTTTGAAAGTGTGACGGCGGCGTTCTCACCATCATCGAGTGGAAAGTCGGCATCAAGCGCCACGGACTCTGTCTCGATCGCGTCGGTCCGATCGAGGACGGTCGTCGCAGCACGACCGTGCGCGTCATCATACGAAGCGATCTCCTGGAGTTCCTCGATGACCGCCTCTGGGACGACGACGTCGTAGTGGGCGAAACAGAGCACGAGTGGGTCGGGACCGTCCTCGCTAGTACTCCCGAGACTGACGAGGGCGGAGGCATCGGCGACTAGCGTCGGCATCTATGCGTCGGCGACCTCATCGATGAAGTCCTCGTCTAACTGCTGTTTCAACACCCGGAGATTCGCCGCCTCCTCGGCACCGACGAGCGCTTTGAGCTGCTCGAAGGTAATCTCCTCGTCGTAGTAGGCGGCCGCGATCTCCTGTGTCAGCGCGTCGTCGTGCGTGGCCTCTTGCAGGTATTCCCGGAGCGCAGTCACGAGAATATTCGTCCGATCTTCGCCGAGTACCTCTGCGAGGGCGTCTGTCCGGTCAATGAGTCGGTGAGGGGCTCGGAACTGGACGCGCTTTTTGTCACTACTCATCATGTGTACATTGTGAGCCAGATCACTTAGCCCTTCTCGTGTGTATACTGTGAGCAACGAAGAGTCAAGCAACAAGTCGCCTCCGAGGCGATTCACCCTGAACTCTATCGATTTGATACAACGTCTCTAGGGTAGATACTTGACTACTCCAGAATATCGAATACGTCGACTGCTTTGTATTCTTTCCCACGTTTTTTGCCAGTCACTTCCTCGATGAGGCCATCCGATTCGAGATCCTCAACGACTTTGTAGGCGGTCCGGCGTGAGACACCGAGATACTCCACGAGATCTGGCGCCGTGAAATACGGGTACTGAAGTAACTGCCGAGCGAATCTATCCGTACTCGTACTGCCAGAGTACTCTTTCTCGTAGCGCGCTTGGAGGACACGGAGTCGATGCGTTCGGTCGTACGACCGCTCAGCTTGACTTCGAAGTCCTTCGAGGAAGAACCTGAACCACTCCTCCCACGCACCGCCGTCACTCACCGCACGCATCCGCTCGACGTACTCGACCTTGTGACGATTGAAGTACGCACTCGGGTAGATGTATGGACTTTCGAGGTAGCCTTTGCTCGTTAAATACAGAATAATGAGTAGGCGACCGAGCCGACCGTTCCCATCAGAAAAGGGGTGCACTGTCTCGAAGAAATAGTGGATAACTGCGGCATCGACGAGCGGGTGATACTGTCCGCCCATCTGAACGTACGACTCGAGTGACTGCATGAGTCCACTGAGTCCTTCCGGACTCGGTGGGACGAACGGACGCTCTCCTGGCTGTGGGCTCGTGAGATGAACCATATGTTCGCGGAACTCCCCAACGACGTCTCCCTCATTTCGGACATCCTCGAGCAGCATTGAATGGAGTTCTTTGAGTAGTGAGAGCGTTATCGGTGCACCGCTCTCTATTTTGCTGAGGCCGTATGTGAGCGCAGTCTCGTAATTAAGTGCCTCTTTCAGGTCTTTCTCGACCTTCGAATCAGTTCCGTCTCCAGGGTGTTTCGTGTGGTAGGCCTCAATGTCTTGATACGCAACGTCTGCACCCTCGATACGTGCTGATTCGACAGCCTCGAGGCGAATGAGAGAGGTGTATAGAACTGCAGAGAAATCAACCGTTGAGCTGATACCGTCAACACGACCGATTTGGTACGCAGCATCGGCTACCAAATCCTGCGTCTCTGTGGAGAGGTCGAGTTTCGGCTCTATCGGGAGAGTTTCGGGTGAGTAGTATGGATTTGGATGATACGGGACGTATTCTCCCGGTGCATTCTCGGGAAGCTCTTCGGTAGGCATTCCTGTGTTTACAGTGTCCTACTCTCTCCAGTAGTATAGTTGTTTATATACTGAATATACGTAAGCAGGGTGTACGCGCTCACTTACGAGAAATCGGCGGCAAATAGTATACTTGCAGCCGATGGGACTGCCTCTCCGTATAGTAGATATATATACGAGTAAATTAGCAGACTGAGTTTCACGGCGGTCGTGTGCTGATAGCGATGATATCGCACATCTGCCGTGAGTGGTTGGACGGCTTTCGCTGATTGCTAGCCCCACAGCGTCTCGATTCGTTGTTCGATTGCCGTGAGGACGGTGGAGTATACCTCGAGCGGGTGGAGTGATTGAAGTCCGAGGTCCGTGATTTCGGTACCCGACGGTGGCGCATGGAAGTGAACTCGGGTACTGTGTGGATTCGGATGCCGATCCCAACGGCATTCCCAGTGTTCACCAGACTCGTGTTCTTCGACGTAGTGGAGCGAAAAATCGCCAGTCGTGAACCATCGAATGTCGAGCCGGGCTATTGTCACCGAGTCCGGGTATCGGCCACCGTCGAGCAGTACAGAGAGTAGTCGTGGTTCGTGCGAATCCGGGTCAAACTCAGTCCCGGCGACGAGTGAGTCTGCTGAAAGGTGTCGCTCCAAGAGGCGTAACGTCTGTCGATCCGGTGGGTTTGTGGAGTATGGTGGCGTATCCTCTGGTGGTTGGCTCATCTAGGCTGGAATCAGATGCCCGTCGTTCTGGGAAAGTTGTCGAGCGAGTTCGTACAGCCTGATGTCTCGAATCACGCCCTGCCACTCACTGACTGCTGTCATCCGCTCGTGAATGGTTTCGTGACTCTCGTGGTCGAACACGTTGACTGCCGTCGGGTCGGTCGTCTCGAACTTCGTTTCGTACGCTGCCCGCTGCGCTTCGAGCGATTCCACGCGGTGGATGATCGCTTCGATCGAGAGTTCCTCTGCGATGCGACTGGCGTCCTGCCATTCGAGATATCCCTCGTTCCGTTCGTACGTCGCCGGACGGCTGTCTCTCTCAGCTCGGACGATGACCATATCTGCTAAGCGATCGAGGTGCTTCTTCGCGGCGTTGGGCGAGCAGTCCGCACGCTCTGCGATGTCGGTATACGCAGTCGGGTCGGTAATTCCGAGAACGACGTCGTATATACGACCGAACGTGTCTGTCCCTGCCTGCCACCGTCGCTCCGTCTCATCAGGCTTCGGAGCTGGATCGAACTCGCTCATACCTCCCCGTACGCGCTATCTCTCAATATATCTTTAGAGAATTCAGATATATGTGAATAACGACGTCCGTGACACTACTCCAGGATTCCATCACACCCCCACGACCTATTGCACCGAGCTACGTACCAACTGAATATGTCTGTGTCCTCTCGGTCGATTCAAGTCGCCTCGGTCGTCGTTCTCATCGTTCTCGCGGGCTGTCTCGGCGGTGCTGGGCCCGCAGATCCGAGTACAACTCCCACAGCAGAGTCAACTGCTCAGCCGACTGCGACGGCCGAAGGGACACTCGAGGTCCACTTCATCAACGTCGGCCAATCGGTGAGTACGCTCGTCGTCGGGCCGACAGGCGAGACCATGCTGATCGATACGGGCCACTACAACGACGACGGTGAGTACGTCCTCTCGTATCTCAAAGCACACGACATCGACCAGATCGACTACCTCGTGGTCTCACACAACGACGCCGACCACATCGGCGGGAACGCCGCGATCATCGAGTACTACGAGACACAGGCCGATGGCATCGGTGCGATCTACGACCCCGGCATCGCTGCGAGTACGCAGACCTACGAGTCGTACCTCGATGCAGTCGAGGAACACGACGTCACGCTCTATCAAACTCGCGAGGGTGATACGATTCCGTTCGAGGGTGCCACCGTCGACGTCTTCGGTCCACCCGATCCGTATCTCGAAGACGAGGAGCGGAACGAGAACAGCATCGTCCTCAAACTCACGCACGGCCAGACGAGCCTCTTGTTCACAGGTGATGCTGAGGACGATCAAGAACAATACTTGATCGACACCTACGGCGCACAGCTCAACTCGACAGTGATGAAGGCGGGTCACCACGGCTCTTCGAGTTCGACGAGTGGGGCAATACTCGATGCAGCTGATCCGCAGGCGGTCATCATCTCGAGTGCGTACGACTCACAGTACGGCCACCCGACTGACGAGGTGCTCACCAGACTCTCTGATCGGTCGATCCCCGCGTTCTGGACTGCCACCCACGGGAACATCGTCCTCGTGAGTGACGGCCAAGGGGTTTCAGTCCAGACGCAGACCGACGCCCCCACGACTGCGACGCAACTCAAAGAGGGCAGTCCGATCGAACCCGGAATGGATGGGGAAGTCACCGAGCGCGTTCGCTACGGTGGGACTGCTGTGACGGCGGCGACGAGTACGGCTGTAACTGACGGCGGGACGCCCACCGGGCAACTGGAGATCACCGAGATCAACGCCGATGCCGAGGGTGACGACGGTGAGAACCTCAACGACGAGTACGTCGTCTTCGAGAACACTGGCGATGGACCACTCGACATCGGCGGCTGGACTGTGAGTGACGAGGCTGGGAAGACGTACACCGTCCCTAGCGGTGTGACGCTGGAGGCTGGTTCTCAGGTGACGCTGCACACCGGGAGTGGTGAGGATACAGCGACAGATCTGTACTGGGGCCAGGGCTCGCCCGTCTGGAACAACGGCGGGGACACCGTGATCGTGCGAAACAGTGACGGGGATATCGTCCGTGAGGAGCAATACGATGGTTAACCTTCAGGATGGTGAGTACACGGCGGTCGTCGACTCGATCGAAGACGAACTGGCGACGGTGTTCTTCGAACGGGATGGTGAGTCGCTCGGCGGTGACGTCATCGACGCCACGAGGCTCCCTGAGGAGGCCCGAGAGGTGGATTCGATTCTTCACGTCACGGTCGAGGATGGCGAGTGTACGGAGTGGGACTACGACCCCGAAACAACCGAAGAACGTGCGGAGGCTGCACAGAGTCGGTTCGATCGGCTCTCACAGCGTCCACCGTCAGGAGACGAAACAGAGACCGACGACGAGGACACGTTCTGATTGACATCCTCGCCGCGCTCGATTGATAGACATTCACCCGGAAGCCTCATGCGAGATACAGAGGATGTGTGTAGCACGTGGGGGGATGAGTCGAACACGGCCATCAGGGCGCGGAGTTCGAAGCGAAGCTGAGGGACTGTCGAAACGGAACAGGCACGGGCAGTCGATTTCTGATGCGGGTACCCCGACCGAACCCTTATCAGAGATACCGCACTATCTCGTCGTATGAGTACTGGGCGCGAAATACGTCTCGTCGAAGAAGACGACGGTTGGTGGTCGGCTATCGACCGGGAGACCGGTGTGGCGAGTCAGGGCCCGACCCGTCAAGAGGCTCTTCGGAACCTCGACGAGGCGATCGAGGTAACCGAGGAAGCTCGCGCCGACGATACCTCTGCCCCCGAACCGGACGCACCGTGGTTCGAGGATTCGTAGGTGGTGACACGTGACTTCTCCGGGCGGGAGATTGTCAAGGTCCTCCAGAAGTTCGGCTATCGCCACGACAAAACCCGCGGCGACCACGCCGTGCTAAAGTACACCCATCCAGACACGGGAGAGAAGCGGACGGTCACCGTCCCACTCCACAATCGTGTTCGCATCGGCACCCTCCAGAGTATCGCTGAGCAGTGTGGTGCCAACGACTTCCGGGAGTGGTGCCAGTGGATAGACGATCATCGGTAGCCAGGCTGGATCCACCCGCTTGACCCGCTATATTGCCAGACGGCGATAGATATTTCTCTGCTGTGAGAAATAGAGTTCCTACCTAGGCTGCTGGAGATGCCAACGACATTACTTGAGCTAGTTTATTCTCTCGACCGGATGCAAGGGTACTCTCATCCCCCACTGTATCATGAGAGTCGACGAACTCTGCCGGATTAAGGCCATCATCAGGAAACTCTACGACGATTGTCTCGCGTGAGTGTCTCCTTCTGAACACACCAACTCAGCTTGCCCATCTCGGGTGCCCCTCCTCATGATAATCGGTTCTCACGACCATATTCCAGAAGGAGTGTTGCTCGAACCCCGAGAGTCGCTGCACGTTGATCGATTTCAGGTGATACTCGTGTTTCTCCGGAGCAAAATCGGTCCGCAGTAGTCGGGTGTACACATCGTCGTAT of the Salinirubrum litoreum genome contains:
- a CDS encoding Fic family protein codes for the protein MPTEELPENAPGEYVPYHPNPYYSPETLPIEPKLDLSTETQDLVADAAYQIGRVDGISSTVDFSAVLYTSLIRLEAVESARIEGADVAYQDIEAYHTKHPGDGTDSKVEKDLKEALNYETALTYGLSKIESGAPITLSLLKELHSMLLEDVRNEGDVVGEFREHMVHLTSPQPGERPFVPPSPEGLSGLMQSLESYVQMGGQYHPLVDAAVIHYFFETVHPFSDGNGRLGRLLIILYLTSKGYLESPYIYPSAYFNRHKVEYVERMRAVSDGGAWEEWFRFFLEGLRSQAERSYDRTHRLRVLQARYEKEYSGSTSTDRFARQLLQYPYFTAPDLVEYLGVSRRTAYKVVEDLESDGLIEEVTGKKRGKEYKAVDVFDILE
- a CDS encoding helix-turn-helix domain-containing protein — translated: MSEFDPAPKPDETERRWQAGTDTFGRIYDVVLGITDPTAYTDIAERADCSPNAAKKHLDRLADMVIVRAERDSRPATYERNEGYLEWQDASRIAEELSIEAIIHRVESLEAQRAAYETKFETTDPTAVNVFDHESHETIHERMTAVSEWQGVIRDIRLYELARQLSQNDGHLIPA
- a CDS encoding lamin tail domain-containing protein; its protein translation is MSVSSRSIQVASVVVLIVLAGCLGGAGPADPSTTPTAESTAQPTATAEGTLEVHFINVGQSVSTLVVGPTGETMLIDTGHYNDDGEYVLSYLKAHDIDQIDYLVVSHNDADHIGGNAAIIEYYETQADGIGAIYDPGIAASTQTYESYLDAVEEHDVTLYQTREGDTIPFEGATVDVFGPPDPYLEDEERNENSIVLKLTHGQTSLLFTGDAEDDQEQYLIDTYGAQLNSTVMKAGHHGSSSSTSGAILDAADPQAVIISSAYDSQYGHPTDEVLTRLSDRSIPAFWTATHGNIVLVSDGQGVSVQTQTDAPTTATQLKEGSPIEPGMDGEVTERVRYGGTAVTAATSTAVTDGGTPTGQLEITEINADAEGDDGENLNDEYVVFENTGDGPLDIGGWTVSDEAGKTYTVPSGVTLEAGSQVTLHTGSGEDTATDLYWGQGSPVWNNGGDTVIVRNSDGDIVREEQYDG
- a CDS encoding DUF3006 domain-containing protein is translated as MVNLQDGEYTAVVDSIEDELATVFFERDGESLGGDVIDATRLPEEAREVDSILHVTVEDGECTEWDYDPETTEERAEAAQSRFDRLSQRPPSGDETETDDEDTF
- a CDS encoding type II toxin-antitoxin system HicB family antitoxin, encoding MSTGREIRLVEEDDGWWSAIDRETGVASQGPTRQEALRNLDEAIEVTEEARADDTSAPEPDAPWFEDS
- a CDS encoding type II toxin-antitoxin system HicA family toxin, translated to MVTRDFSGREIVKVLQKFGYRHDKTRGDHAVLKYTHPDTGEKRTVTVPLHNRVRIGTLQSIAEQCGANDFREWCQWIDDHR